The Lathyrus oleraceus cultivar Zhongwan6 chromosome 5, CAAS_Psat_ZW6_1.0, whole genome shotgun sequence genome includes the window TGGATATAACCTTCTCTACCTTATCGATGTCTTTAATAGTTTGGTCTTCCACAAACACCATATACGACTTTAAATAAGCTTCTTCCCTACAAGATCATACAACATGTAACCAAACTCATATTTCCCGTAGTCGATAAAGATACATTATTTTGACTTTGCATCCAACTTGGATCTTTCGTCCTTTAGAATATGCACAAAAGTCTTACAACCAAAGACTCTCAAATGATTATACTTGACATTCTTTCCAAACCAAATTTTGTTTGGAACTTCACTGTTTAAAAATAGTAGGAGTGAGATTAATAACATGCACTGACGTGTAAAGTGTCTCACCTTAATAATGATTAGGCAACTTAGATTCAAAGAGCATACACCTTACTCTCTCAATTAGTGTTCAATTCATCCTCTCTACTAAACCATTAAATTTAGGAGTTTTAGGAGGAGTTTTTTTTTATGTGTAATACCATGCTACTTGCAATAGGAATCAAGTGGTCCACAATACTCTCCACCATTGTCTGAACAAACACATTTCAACTTCTCGCATGTTTGCCTCTCAACCAAAACATGGAATTCTTTGAACTTTAACACTTGGTCTTTTGTCTTCAAGGCATAAACCCATAATTTCCTGGTGCAATAATCAATAAAGGTAACAAAATGAAGTGCACCACTAAAGGATTTTTACCTTTAATGGATCAAAAACATCAAAATGTACCAATTGAAGCAACTTTGACTTCCTTGAGGGAAAATGTCTCTTGAAAGATGCTCTAGTCTATTTAACAGCCATGCAATGAGAACACTTCTCCAAATCTACATTCTTGAATCCAGGAAGAACATCCTTTTTGGCCAAAACTTTCAGCCCCTTTTCACTAATATGACTAAGTCTTCGGTGCCACAAAGATGATTTCATGTCAATAGCATTCACATTGTCCCTAATAACCAAAGCTTTTCCCAATATAGTTTAGAAAGCTTTTCCCCTCTATCCATAACCAAGTCACTTTTGTTGAGTTTCCATTTTCCATAACCAAAATGATTATCATAACCACAATCATCTAGCATATGCACAAAGATAAAATTAAAAGCGGACATCTGGAGCATGTTTGAGACCTCTAAGCAACAATTTGCATTCCCGTATTGGTTTGCAAGAAAACATCACCAACACCAATTACCTTAGATACACCATCATTACCCATCTTCAACACTCCAAAATTACCATAAGTATAAGATGTGAAGAAATCCTTCCTTGACGTAACATGCAATGTATCACCACTATCAATCATCCACATGCTCTCGTCTGATACCAGATTAACAGACTCATGATCACTGAGAATAACAAGATCATCACTAGTAGCAATAGTAACACGATCATTGTCATTATCTTCATGGTCTCTTTTTTTAGACTTACCCTTCTTGCCATTGTTATCTATTTTCCACTAATAGAAATACTTCTACACGTGTCCCATTTTGTGACAATAATGACACTCTAGATTCTTGTATCGTGGCTTGGACTTTCTTCTGCTATTCTCACTACCACCATTCGGTTCCTTTTTTTGACTTTTAACCTATTTTCAGTGACAAGTACCCCAGGTTGAGAGGAAGAACCACGTGCCTTCTTTCTCATCTCCTTATTAAGAATACCATCCTAAGTCGTTTCTAAAGAAACAATACCTTTAAGAGCAGAACTTGTGATAGAAACCCGATACGTCTCCCAAGACTCTGGTAAAGATAGCAATATAAATAGTTCCAAaagttcatcatcaaatttgataCTCATTTCTGACATCTGATCAAGGAGCCCTTGAAATTCACTCAAGTGATATGAAATAGAAGTCCCCTCCTTATACTTCAAACTTCAACAAGAACTATTTATTATTCCCTGATTTAGAGGCATGCGATGACTCTATCTTCTTCCACAAAGTTTTTGCATGTGTCTCATTAGCAATATGATTATAAACATTATCTTATATATATTGTCAAATAAAACCACATATTTGTTGATGTTCAAACTTTCATTCTTCATCAGACACAAAATCCGACTTTGCAGAACTAAAAATCGATAAATGCAATTTCTTCATAAATAGTAATTCTTTCATCTTGTCCTTTCATAAATGGTAATTAGAACCATTCAACAATATAATCTTCATCTTTATATTTGACTCCATAATTCAAACAAGTAAAATAACCCTTAACCAAGAGCTCTAATGCCACTCTGATGAGAAATTAAGATACAATAGCAGACCAATACGCAGTGAATATAAAATTTTTCAGACTTGTAGGAACcttgaggatcaacaacaaatataagaTGACAAATCGAACAAATAAATGCACAAAAGAACACCAATATTTTTAACGTGGAAAACCCCTCAATATGAGAGTAAAAACCACGAGTCGTTCAGACCAAAGAAATAACTCCACTACAATCAATTAAAGCTATACAAGAGTCTTAAAGTGATACACAAACGAGTGCTAACAACCGAAATCACAAAGCAAACTAACTTACAAATAAGAATCCAAAAAGCTGAAAAATTTCCTAAATCTGCAGCTTCACTGTGAAGCAGATAACCCTCACCTCAAAAGTTATTTTGAAATTCTGAACGATCAAAAGTTAGATACATGTATTACGAACATGCCCTCCAAATTTCAGCTCGATCTGATGGTTAACGAATCGGGGATCGTTGATTTAGTGAGACTGGTTGCAGAAAAATAGGAATGAGTTTCTCTCATCTTTTCTTTGTTTTGAATCCTTAttttctctctatctctctcaaTCCTAAATTGATCCTCTTCACTTAAATAAAAGAGACAAATGAGCTAATCATATTTGTATCCTTTTCTACCCAAAAAGGGAGCTCAAACCCAACACCTTTCAAGACCAAATAATATTTTCCACGATTATAAAATATGAGGATATGTCGAGTAATATGGAAACTAGTACCCATCCCGTATCcaccaatttattttattatgtacTTCATTATTTAATTTTGACAATTTGACAGATTAATCTTATGTTCAATACTTCGATATTTTGATTTGTACTCTATTATTTGAATAAATATTACAATAAATAATTCAAAAAGATGATGAACAAAACCAAACTATTgtatttttaataattaaaaaacattgtatttttaatatttaaaaaatattttaattattaaaatagTACAGTActaatttaaataataaaaaatattttgatatttaaaaaaaagaaaaaaattgttCTATCAAAATACAATATTTTTATttgtaataataaaaaaaaaaatcaagttTTAAAGAATAATAATCCTTCGTCTATTCATTCATTTATTCATATAGATGgatttttaaaattaaaaataggATATTTAAGGAATTCTTTTTAAAGTGAAGCATTGGAATTGGAAGAATATTGTTTTATTTGTGGGACATGTGAATAAAAGTTCAATGATGGTAGAAGTTCCTCCTAGGCGATTCCGTTACGTTCCAATCCCAGTGTAACCAAGTGAGTAACAAATTCGCTGTCATCGGGAACATACAAAGAATTTACTGCAAAAAAGGACAAGGGTTTATTCGTCCTATTCATAATTTAAATTTAATGAATCTCATAATCACACCACCAAACACCACTAACCATCACTTAACAATAATAACTTCCCCTTACAAAGCCGTCGAATTAATTACGTAACTACTCTTTTTTCCCACCTtttatttttacaaaaataaaattaatttaaaataaataatcatATTCCTTTTTCTCATTAAATTTGAAAACATACATCACCAGAGTAAATAGCACTAATCACTATGCATTCTCTAACTCTCTCTCTAACTTGATATTGCTCCTTTCATTTTTTCCTCCAAAATAGAAACAAAGCAGAGATAACAGTGATTCTGATACCAGCACTTTCCACTCGCCGGAAAATGCATTAATTACAGAACCTTCTTCTTCACACCACCGCCATAAAATGCGCCAATCACTTCTCTCCAACCACCAACCAGACGCTAACGCTAACGctaacagcagcaacaacaacagttcagaaaacCAACAACCGCCGCCGGCTGTTGTTGCCGGCCGTGGCCGGTCTCATCTCGGAAGCCGGAGAGTCTCACCTACAAGCATAACAATCGAGTTCGAAACGAAAAGAATCGCGAAGAAGCTATTACCGAACGGTGATTCTTACATGGGGAGTTTCTCCGGTAACGTACCGAATGGATCGGGGAAATACGCATGGAGTGATGGATGTGTTTACGAAGGAGAGTGGAAACGAGGAAAAGCTTCCGGGAAAGGAAAATTCTCGTGGCCTTCCGGAGCTATCTACGAAGGGGGAATTAAGCTAGGTCGAATGGAAGGGTTTGGGACGTTCACCGGATCCGACGGAGATAGTTATAGAGGTTCATGGAGCTCCGATGTAAAGCACGGGTATGGACAGAGGCGTTACGTTAACGGAGATTATTACGAAGGTTGGTGGAAAAAGAATGTTCAAGAAGGAAACGGAAGGTACGTTTGGAGGAACGGGAATGAGTATATTGGGGAATGGAAGAACGGTGTTATTAACGGAAGAGGTACTCTTGTTTGGTTGAATGGGAATCGTTATGAAGGTGAATGGGAGAATGGTGTTCCCAAAGGGCAAGGTGTGTTTACTTGGCCTGATGGAAGTTGCTATGTTGGGAATTGGAATAATAAAGATGTGAAGATGCATTTGttgaatgggactttttattCTGGGAATGGACCTTTGTTTGGGGATGATTTTGCTATAACAATGAGGAAAAGGTCTTCGGTTGAAGTTGAAGGTGAAAAGAATTTTCGGAAGATTTGTATATGGGAATCTGATGGAGAAGCTGGTGATATAACTTGTGATATAATTGATAATGTGTCAATTTTGAATAGGATTGGGAGTGAAACTGTGTCAGATCCACAAGAGATTAAGCAGTTTCAGCGTAATCCTTATTGTTTGGCTTCTGAGGTTAAGAGACCTGGTGAGACTATATCTAAGGGGCATAAGAATTATGAGCTTATGCTTAATCTGCAATTGGGTATTAGGTAAAACTCACTTTTGCAACTTAGGTTCTATTTGTTGATTGTTTGTGATTTTGTATTTTGTACTAGTTTTGGATTCAAggtttttgttttgtttttataGGCACTCTGTTGGTAAGGAAGCTTCTATATCGAGAGAGCTAAAACCGAGTGATTTTGATTCGAAGGAGAAGTTTTGGACTAGGTTTCCTTCTGAAGGTTCTAAGATTACGCCACCACATCAATCAATGGAATTCCGTTGGAAGGACTACTGCCCTATGGTTTTTAGGTATAGCCTTTTTGGTTTTCCCCTAGTGTTCGTTTCTTTTAACATACACAAGGGAAGAATTCTATTTCATGCTAGGTTGTTACAAGATCTTTACCAATTGAGCTAGTTGTAGTATCTGTCTTTTAAATTTGGTTAGCCTAATTAACTTAAGGATAGTAATATTTTTGAGTTTATTGCAAATTTATTGTGTTTATTTTCTGTTCAATTGTTAACTTGGTTTGGTTTTGAATTTCAGACAATTGAGGAAGCTATTTCAGGTAGATCCTGCTGATTACATGTTAGCTATATGTGGGAATGCTGCCCTTAGGGAGCTTTCATCTCCTGGCAAAAGTGGAAGTTTCTTCTACTTGACCCAAGATGACAGATATATGATAAAGACAGTGAAAAAATCTGAAGTCAAGGTTTGTTTTTTGGATTTTGAATGACTACTTTTTTTTTCTGCATTTTTTCAAACTATAGCGATGGACATATGTATTGAGGTGACTTTGGTGATTATCTTGTAGGTACTTCTTCGGATGCTTCGAAGTTATTATCAACATGTTTCTCAGTATGAGAATTCGCTTGTGACAAAGTTCTATGGGGTACACTGTGTCAAACCAATTGGAGGCCAGAAGGTATGTTTTTGAAGTTTAAGTTGTTTTTAAGTGATTGGTCTATGAGTTGCAGGAACTTAAAGTTTGTTTTTACTGAAAAGCAGACTCGGTTCATTGTGATGGGCAATCTTTTCTGCTCAGAATATCCAATCCATAGACGATTTGACTTGAAGGGATCTTCACATGGCCGTACAACAGATAAGGCTGAAGAAGAGATTGATGAAACTACCACCCTCAAGGACCTGGATCTCAATTTTGTGTTTCGCCTGCAAAGAAGTTGGTTCAAGGATCTCATCAAGTAAGTTGTTCTAGTGAGTATTATTTTGCACTGCTACTTAGCATCGAAACATCATGCATATCTGATAAACTAAACTTGTTGTGATTTTTGTGCAGACAAATGGAACGGGATTGTGAGTTTTTGGAAGCCGAGGGAATTATGGATTACAGTCTTTTGATTGGCATTCATTTTCGTGATGATAATACATATGACAAAATGGGATTGTCACCGTTTCTTTTACGAACTGGTACTGGTGAATATTTCATTTTGGTGTGCATACTAGATGAGTTTTATGTAATATATAATAGAACTAAGACTTATTATATTGTTACTTTTAGGCAAGCAGGACTCTTATCAGAGTGAAAAGTTTATGCGTGGTTATCGCTTCCTTGAAGCAGAGCTACAGGATAGGGATCGAGTCAAATCTGGCCGGTATGTTGAAATATGTTCTGGTTCTCTAAATTTAAGTTACTATAATAGAATTATTTGGTTGTTTTAACACCATGTCCATAATATAAGTGAGTAGTTACATTTTTGTTCCCCCATAAAGGTCTGAGATTCTGGTAGACCTGTTATTGCATCTTAGAGTTAAGTTTTATTTCTCGGATGTTCTTTTTTTTGTTGAGAAATTCTCTGATGTTATTTTAAATGCTCAATAATTCATATCATGTTGATGACATTCATGGAAATAATTGCAATTAGCTTGAATTATCTTAGCAAGTAGGTGGGAATAATGTAGTCTCGTAGAACAAGCAACCTTTTTTTAGGGGCATTCACAGGTTGTAATCCTAATTGTTTTCTAAAAAATTGACATATATTTATTTATGGCTAGGTAGTCCCATAATTTCCTTGAGCCAATGTTTGATTTCTTTTCCCTGAAAGATTTTATACCATCTCTGTTCACAATCTGAATAAATCCTATGCTCCAGTGTTTATAAAGCGGTTATTGTGGTGGTTGATTTTTAATGTGAATGCATATAACCAACTTTATTCTAAGAGAAGGGGATTAATCATATTTGTAATTTTGATGTGTTAAGtaggatttttctttattttcagGAAATCCTTGATTAGGTTAGGAGCTAATATGCCTGCAAGAGCAGAGCGCATGGCTCGGAGGAGTGATTTTGACCAGTACACCAGTGGTGGTATCAGCCATTTTACTCCTTATCGCATTGGAGAGACCTATGATGTTGTTTTATATTGTGGGATTATCGACATTTTGCAAGATTTTAACATCAGCAAGAAGCTGGAACATGCATACAAGTCCTGGCAGGTTGACCCTTCATCTATCTCAGCCGTTGATCCAAAGCTCTACTCGAAGAGGTTTCGTGATTTTGTTGGGAGAATATTCAGCGTAGACCGGTAGCCGCATCCAGTAGGGAAGAATGTGTAAACGCTGTCACAATGTTTGAAGTTGCAACTATTATCCAGGAAAAAAAAGCTGGAAATTGATTCAGTTATCGGTATCGGCGAGCATGCAATCGACAGTTTGATTCACAGGTTATATTGAGAATCTAATCTGCATGCTGTATCTTTGTGGGAAATTTTGAAGGTTATTGCCATAATGATGGGTTCATTGAAGGCAGGGAGATCTTTGTATATGGAAGGTGGTGGAAATGATCTCTGCCTTTTTTCCTTGTTTTTCCATTGGTTGGTTAGATTTGTAAATTCTTTTGTAGGATATGGTATTATGAATGTAAAAAAAAAATGATACGtagaagagaaatgaaattaTGAAAATGCTTTCAGAGGCAGGAATCCAAATGCGTAGATACTTTACTTGGTACAAAGTACTAGTAGTCGTAGTAAAAAAGAAAATGTACATAAGTTTTTTACTAAAAAAATGGTTAATTGAGATAGCACATGTTTGAAGACATGGTTTTGGTTATGGAGTACAGGGTTGACGATGCTCTTTGGGATCTTCATGTGTCCAAATATccaaatattaaaaaataatttcGCTGCGAGGGCATTGGTCTATGAAGTGTTATGAAAAGCAGAGAAAGCACGAGAAAGATTCGCTTGTTGTGtttcttgatttttcctcagttTGGTTTCTGCTTTTCACTGTTTATGTACACTTGTACTTAAACCATTCTTTAATTCAAGTTAAGGAATGTGATGATAATAATATTTTAAATGATAATCATTCTCGGGTAATCTTCCTCCTGGTAAGATCAATTAAAAAATGAACAGTATTATCACGCCGTTAATCTTGTTAATGATCTTAAGGGGATTTGAGAAACAGACAGACATATATGTCCTGTCATGTCATGGAGCTTTGGGAATCGGGCAAGACGCGTCTCAATGTCAGATTGTGGTCAAAGTCAGTGACAGAGGCAGAAAGATTATGCTTAAAGAAATGAGGTTAAGTACACATTTTCTTGATCACAAGcataaataaaattaatttaagGAGTGTTTTAAAGTAATGAAGTACTACAtctaaaataattttataattttatacTGTTATGTAATGAAAAATCAACAAATTGTTAAatcattaaaatatttttaaaattaaagtaTAATTTAGTATAAGGGTACTTGTACTAATTAATTTAGTATAATTTAGcataaataaaattaatttaagGAGTGTTTTAAAGTATAATTAAAGTTAAGAAACCTACAAATAGAAAATTTatattgaaaaaataaataaaattattaattataaatttttaataaatttattatACAATTTCCAAAAAATTATTTCTATATTTATCTCTTAACTTGTGTCCTTGGGACACAAATTAGCATTATCCTTAGTGTAATACAAATTTAATATGAATTGTTAAATATTTGTcaatataaaaattatttatatgTCTATATTTTTTCTCAAATAATGCCTCCTGTctttttatgttatttttattatttttaaatataaagACAATCAGTAAATTTCATAAGTTTTAGTAATATTATCATTTATCTTTTTCTATAATActtttattatttaatatattatttcATCAATTCATTGTATTTTAAAATAAATGATGTTTAAAATTTTTCACCTATATTTTAACTATAATAAAGTTGTTAAAGAATAATATATCTTGTATTAAATTAATCTTATTAACATAATAAAAATAGAGTAAGTATTAATTATTAAAAGATACaacagaaaaaataaaaattatttttacaacaaaagtgaaaataatatttattttaaagtaaattttattttttaaaactacTCATGGAGGTGTACTTAGCCCGACTTATGGCCCATTAGTTGCCGCTTTTATGTAGAGATAAGAAATATGGTATTGCATGAGATTTTGAGGTAGATGGAAGATTATCAATTAGTTTAAAGTAGTACTTCAATTCATCAAAGTAGGTGGTGTGTGCTCTAACACCCCCGatattttataattaattttatttaattattgtcgtgttttttaggggttttgagaatttttgatgaacttttaaaattaattagaattatagttaattttaattaattaaaataattaaaaaataagaatattaagaGATGTGGtggaaaataaaattaataaaaatatgaTGTAAGTGGTGATGAAACATAAGTGAGTTGTAGGCTGAATTGGAATATTTAAtaattgaaattaaattaaataaatagtaAAGATTAGTAGAGATTAAAGATTTTTAAGAGTAGGTATCCTTTTGAGACAATTGAGAGAATAACTTTCGGAAAGAAGAACAAAACAAGAATTTGAGAGATGAGAATAATACCATAGTCAAAGAGAGAGTTTGCTTGTTGGAAATCAAAAGTAAGGGGAGGGGGAACTAATCTAATAATGAGTGTCAAATGCATAAAGGGTAGTGAGGGACCCGTACCCCCTATAGGTTTGACTTTTTACGAAATCGAAATTGGAGGTCCTGAAGACCTCAAATGGAGAAAAATCAACAGAAAAATGACGCAGActaatttgatttgaatcatgtgaTTACACTGTGaaatttgattcgaatcaaattgTTGTGATGGTTAATGATGATGAAAGAATTTTTAATTTTGTGATCGATTAAATTGATGAATACCTCATGAAGAGTGATATTGATACTGATGCCAATGCATGAATGATTGTTGATAATTGCATGTATAATTATGTGAAGTGTTATACTTAATTTCATGATCATGATTGGTGAATTATTGTTGTGCATAAATATTAATATGCCATGTGAATATGTATGTTGTGTCATGCTTGCGTAAAATATGCAATGATGAGTTATAATATAAGCATGAATATTCTGTGTCATGTTGGTGACCTTATTTGGTGTAATTGTACATTTGTCATGCATAATTTATTTACGAACTTCGGTTCAGTGGTGTGTTTGGTCAAGTGGTGgtccgactataccctagtcttcttaaggaatcaaacaaacagtttgaataatattttgtctgttataagTTGCTTATATACAAGTAGAatttacacaaatgataaacatATACTTAAAGAAAATCTGTGTACAaattgatagcttttcacaaagaaacagACTTATCAAGTTGTTGTAGCACCAGCGTTTTCTTCAAGTCTCtaagtctcacttatatagcataagaaaagaGACCGTTAGAGGGAAAAATGGGAAAGTCAAATAGAGCGActgtccactgttggatggtgaaaggagtgatattgCGTACTGTCCTTCACCCACAAATTCAGagacatgtgtgatgtatagtattgtccttgcccatgaaatcaggtagtgaaaatgatatttgatttgtaatatgtactatttgatcacataCCCATTtatcttatcttcaagttcattggcttctgatgaaagttgatgaaacatgaaatgaagaaacataaagctggattcagaaacttcagaatctttagtcagaaccttgataTCGTCAATAGTCTTTCAGTATCTTCAGAATattcagagtcttcagaatctacagtcagaacctttataacctcaacgtctggcttgagatcttcagaatctgTATCTAAGTAACATAACTTCAAaagcttgtcattcttcagaagattagtgatcagagtcacgtccaaaAGCACAAACTGAGAGAATGTTGCAACAACAACATAACGTCTCCTCAACAGTTTCTCAGGAGTGAATTAACACAaaagcagaaagatcattgcagcaataactttgaacatctttcagaaTTTCTTATGACTGGCGCAGAAGCGAAATCGGAACTTATcattcagaaactgatgacgttgcacgtcatacactcagaatcagaactggatgttaaagctacacaataacaaaccatcagggtaccaaaattgttctcacacaaatacaacattgttatcattaaaactcaaggtatagagcataaccaaatcttgttccaacaatctcccccttttttatgatgaaaaaacatgtattttgatgaataattttgtacagggtaatcacagaagaatacatcttacagaagcacaaacCTCCGCCGAGATAtataatcctaaaaagataaaatcaaaatgaaatagcactttcctgattaacctttttgaaatACCAGAATAATCTTCCATCTGAATCTGGTTTGTCTTCAGAAGTTGCTTGATGTTGTCCAGAGCACTGGTttgttaacatcaacattttgATGAGACTCACTTCAAAAGCTTGGTTGAATTCTTTTGAAGAAGCTTCAGAGTTGGTTATCTTCAGAAGCTTGAATTTTGGTTCTCTTTGAAGTTCTCTTTCAGAGCTAGGTTACCTTTGAAGAATGAGAAAGTCTTTGAAAATAACTTTCAGAACATTGTTAAGAATTCTGCTTAAAATCTTGATTTCTAAGTCTGATTACTATGGAAGTTACACTTCCTTATAACTTGATGCCAAAATTTTCAATTCTTCAATACTTGATGCCAAGTACCCATTGTTCCAAGTTTAGAACATGGTTATTAATTCCTTGAAGACTCATATGCTTGGATCTGATTCTCAAtcatcaacatgaaagttttcAGACTCAGATAGTAGACCATTTCATCAGAAACTGGTAACTTACATTCTATTCTTTGAAACTTCACAAGAGCTTCTAATGTTTGAACTTAACCATTCTAACCTTTGAACTTAACCCTGCAAAACAATTAACAAATTATTCTTCGAAGTAGTTGTTAGTAGAAACATTAAACAATGTTTTGGTTCTTATTCAGGAATTTAGGTATGCCAAAATTAATTATGATTCTTCCCCTTAGATATGTTTCTCTCCCTTTGTTATCAATCAAAAATACATAGATAAAAGAAATAATATAAAAAGAAATGGAAAGAAACAAACATGATTTTCATTAAGCATGCCAAAAGGCAGAAATGATATAGTTGATTACAGAGACGAAAATACGAAGAAAAACATACTAGAAATGCAACAAGTATTCAAACAT containing:
- the LOC127084125 gene encoding phosphatidylinositol 4-phosphate 5-kinase 1 — translated: MRQSLLSNHQPDANANANSSNNNSSENQQPPPAVVAGRGRSHLGSRRVSPTSITIEFETKRIAKKLLPNGDSYMGSFSGNVPNGSGKYAWSDGCVYEGEWKRGKASGKGKFSWPSGAIYEGGIKLGRMEGFGTFTGSDGDSYRGSWSSDVKHGYGQRRYVNGDYYEGWWKKNVQEGNGRYVWRNGNEYIGEWKNGVINGRGTLVWLNGNRYEGEWENGVPKGQGVFTWPDGSCYVGNWNNKDVKMHLLNGTFYSGNGPLFGDDFAITMRKRSSVEVEGEKNFRKICIWESDGEAGDITCDIIDNVSILNRIGSETVSDPQEIKQFQRNPYCLASEVKRPGETISKGHKNYELMLNLQLGIRHSVGKEASISRELKPSDFDSKEKFWTRFPSEGSKITPPHQSMEFRWKDYCPMVFRQLRKLFQVDPADYMLAICGNAALRELSSPGKSGSFFYLTQDDRYMIKTVKKSEVKVLLRMLRSYYQHVSQYENSLVTKFYGVHCVKPIGGQKTRFIVMGNLFCSEYPIHRRFDLKGSSHGRTTDKAEEEIDETTTLKDLDLNFVFRLQRSWFKDLIKQMERDCEFLEAEGIMDYSLLIGIHFRDDNTYDKMGLSPFLLRTGKQDSYQSEKFMRGYRFLEAELQDRDRVKSGRKSLIRLGANMPARAERMARRSDFDQYTSGGISHFTPYRIGETYDVVLYCGIIDILQDFNISKKLEHAYKSWQVDPSSISAVDPKLYSKRFRDFVGRIFSVDR